The proteins below are encoded in one region of Methanobacterium sp.:
- a CDS encoding MoaD/ThiS family protein, which yields MAITVIIGKDKQAVEINENMTIKEVLDTMDISSETVVVKRNNEVVIEEEILEDGDVIEVIRVIYGG from the coding sequence ATGGCAATTACAGTAATCATTGGCAAGGATAAACAAGCAGTAGAAATTAATGAAAATATGACCATCAAAGAAGTATTAGATACAATGGATATATCCTCTGAAACTGTTGTGGTAAAAAGAAATAATGAAGTCGTGATAGAAGAGGAAATTCTCGAAGATGGAGACGTAATAGAGGTTATCCGTGTTATTTACGGTGGTTAA